TCGAGCCCATGCCGAGGCCGAGCACCCCGCCGACGGCCAGCACCGCGAGCATCACCACCGGCGCGGGCAGCCCGGCGCGCAGCAGTTCGGCGCAGAGCACGGTGGACAGCGCGACCACCGAGCCGACGGACAGGTCGATGCCGCCGGTCAGGATCACGAAGGTCATCCCGGCCGCGACCACCAGCAGGAAGGCGTTGTCGATCAGGATGTTCAGCACCACCTGCCCGTCCCCGAAGGCCGGGTAGCGGGTGGCGCCGAAACCGTAGGCGACGATCAGCAGTGCCAGCGAGGCCGCGATCGGCAGGTAACGCGCCTGCCGCCAGCCACCGCGCACCGGGGTTGCGGTCACCGTGCTCATGCGGGCACCTCGACCTTCGCGGCCGGTTCGGCGGGTGCGGGCGCCGGTGGCTTTCGCCGCCTTCGCAACTTCGCCCGGAACGCCGGGGACTGGACCAGGCAGACCACGGTCACCACCAGCGCCTTGACCAGCAGCGTCGACTCCGGTGGCACCCCGACGGTGTAGACGGTGGTGGACAGCGTCTGGATGAGCAGCGCGCCGAGCACCGTGCCGCCGAGCGAGAACCGGCCGCCCGAGAGCAGCGTGCCGCCGATGACCACGGCCAGGATCGCGTCGAGTTCGATCCACAGCCCGGCGTTGTTGCCGTCGGCGCTGGAGACGTTCGAGCTGACCATCAGCCCGGCCAGTCCGGCGCACAGCCCGCAGAAGACGTAGACCAGGACCAGCAGGCCGCGGGCACGCACCCCGGCCAGCCTGCTCGCCTCGGGATTGCCGCCGACGGATTCGACCAGCAGCCCGAGCGCGGACCGGCGGACCACCAGCGCGGTCGCGGCCACCACCCCGAGCGCGATCAGGATCGGCGCGGGCAGCCCGAGCCAGTACCCGCCACCGAGCACGCGGAACGGGTCGGAGTCCACGGTGATGATCTGGCCGCCGGTGACCAGCTGCGCCAGTCCGCGGCCGGCGACCATCAGGATGAGCGTGGCGATGATCGGCTGGATCCCGATCACCGAGACCAGGAAACCGTTGCACAGCCCCAGTAACAGGCACAGCACGAGCGCGATGCCGAGGGCGCCGAACACCCCGCCCGCCGCGTTCTGGTCCGGCAGCGTGCTGATCTGCGCGCAGGCGATCGCCGCGCCGATGGCCACCACCGAACCCACCGAGAGGTCGATGCCGCCGGTCGCCACCACCAGCGTCATGCCGAGCGCGACGAGCACCAGCGGCGCGCCGAAGCGCAGGATGTCGATCAGCGTGCCGTAGAGGTGCCCGTCGCGGACCGTGATGGCGAAGAAGGACGGCGAGAGCGCCAGGTTCACCAGCAGCAGCGCGATCAGCGCGGCCGCGGGCCAGAACAGCCGGTACTTGCTCATGACGGCGCTCCTTCGGCGATCGTGCGCATGATGGCCTCCGGGGTCAGCCCGGAGTTCGGCAGGCAGTCGACCATGCGGTGGTCGCGCAGCACCGCCACCTGGTGGCTCAACCGCAGTACCTCCTCCAGTTCGGCCGAGACGAACAACACGGCCATGCCGCCGTCGGCCAGCTCGGCGACCAGCTTCTGGATCTCCGCCTTCGCGCCGACGTCGATGCCGCGCGTGGGCTCGTCCAGGATGAGCAGCTTCGGCTCGGTGATCAGCCAGCGCGCGAGCAGCACCTTCTGCTGGTTGCCACCGGAGAGCGTGCCCACCGGCGCGTCCGGATCGGCCGGGCGGATGCCCAGCGCCGAGATGTACTTCTTGGCCAGTTCGTCCTGGCGCCGCCGGGAGATCGGTCGGGTCCAGCCGCGCGTGGCCTGCAACGCGAGAATGATGTTCTCCCGCACGGTGAGCTCCTCGATCAGGCCCTCGGCCTTGCGGTTCTCCGAGCAGAAGGCGACCCCGGCCGCCATCGCCGCCCGCGGCGTGCGCGGGGCCGAGGACCGGCCGTCGAGTTGGAGCGTGCCCGTGTCGCTGTGGTCGGCGCCGAAGAACAGCCGCGCGAGTTCGGTGCGCCCCGATCCCAGCAGTCCGGCGAGGCCGACCACCTCGCCTTCGCGGATGGTCAGCGAGAACGGCTCGATCGCGCCCTTGCGGCCCAGCTCGGTCGCCGTGGCGAACGGCTTCTTCTCCGACGGGTCCCAGTCGCGGCGCGGCTCTTCGAGTTCCTCCAGGGTGTCCAGCTCGCGGCCGATCATCTTGGTCACCAGCGCCACCGGGGTGATCTCCCCGGCCAGGTACTCGCCGACCAGTTTTCCGTTGCGCAGCACGGTCATCCGGTCGGCGATGGCGAAGACCTGGTCGATGAAGTGGGAGACGAACAGGATCGCCACGCCCTCGGCGCGCAGCGACCGGATCACGCCGAACAGCTTCTCCACCTCGCCGGTGTCCAAACTGGACGTCGGCTCGTCGAGCACCAGCACCCGCGCGGAGACCTCCATCGCCCGCGCGATGGCCACCAGCTGCTGCACGGCCAGCGAGTGCCCGCCCAGCTCGCTGGTCACGTCGAGGTCGAGATCCAGGCGCCGCACCAGTTCCGCCGCCCGCTTGCGCATCGGCCCCCACTGGATCCGGCCGAACCGGCGGGGTTCACGGCCGAGGAAGATGTTCTCCGCCACCGAAAGGTTCGGGCAGAGGTTCACCTCCTGGTACACCGTGCTGATGCCGTGGCGCTGGGCCTGCGCCGGACCGCTGAAGGCCACCGGCTCACCGCTCAGCTCGATCGAACCGGCGTCGATCTCGTACACCCCGGTGAGCACCTTGATCAAGGTGGACTTGCCGGCGCCGTTCTCGCCCATCAGCGCGTGCACCTCGCCGGGGAACAGGCGGAAGCCCACGTCATCGAGCGCGACGACCCCGGGGAACTGCTTGCGGATGCCGGTCATGGTCAGGATCGGCGCACCCTCGGTGCGGTCCATGCGTGCCCCCTTTTGGTGGGAGTGGAGATCCCGGCGCCGGACGGCGGCCGGCGCCGGGATTGCTCAGTTGACGATCGCGACCGCTCAGTACTTGCGCTGGGGCAGCGCGGCCTTGGCGGCCTGCTGGTCGAAGACCGTCTCCTCGGTCTCCACCCGCGGCGGCACCTGTTCACCGGCGGCCACCTTCTTGGCCAGGTCCATCAGCTGGGTGCCGAGCAGCGGGTTGCACTCGACCACGAAGTTGATCTTGCCGTCGGCCAGTGCCTGCAGCGCGTCGCGCACCCCGTCCACCGAGACGATCTTGATGTCGGTGCCCGGCTTGAGCCCGGCACCCTCGATCGCCTCGATCGCGCCCAGCGCCATGTCGTCGTTGTGCGCGTAGAGCACGTCGATCTTGCCCTGCGACTTGAGGAAGGCCTCCATCACCTCTTTGCCCTTGGACCGGGTGAACTCCCCGGTCTGGGAGGCGACGATCTTGAACTTCGGGTCCTTGCCGATCACCTCGGCGAACCCGGCCTTGCGGTCGTTGGCCGGCGCGGAACCGGTGGTGCCCTGCAGTTCCACGATCCGCACCTCACCGGTGGCGGCGGCGAACTCCTTGGTCAGCCACTCGCCGGACTTGCGGCCCTCGGCGACGAAGTCCGATCCCAGGAAGGTCTTGTAGAGCGTGGTGTCGGGCGAGTCCACCGCGCGGTCGGTCAGGATCACCGGGATGTTGGCCGTCTTGGCCTCCTTGAGCACGGTGTCCCAGCCGGATTCGACCACCGGCGAGAAGGCGATCACGTCCACCCGCTGCTGGATGAACGAGCGGATCGCCTTGATCTGGTTCTCCTGCTTCTGCTGCGCGTCGGAGAACTTCAGGTCCACCCCGGCGGCCGCGGCGGCCTCCTGGATCGACTGGGTGTTCGCGGTGCGCCACCCGCTCTCCGCGCCGACCTGGGAGAAGCCGATGGTCAGCTTCTCGTCGCCGCCGGCCTGGGTACCACCACCCCCGGACGCGCAGCCGGCCAGCATGCCCAGCCCCAGTATCGCCGCCGACCACGCGGCCCACGTCCTTCGCTTCACGGCACTCACTCCTCGATCCACACTGATCCGGAAAACTGTTATCGCTAACATTCGATTGCGGCCGAACGGGGCAGCACCCTGCTCCGGGTAGGTCAGCCGCCCGTGCTCTCGCGGACGACCAGCTCCGCGGGCACCAGGGAGCGCGCCGGTGGGGCCGCTCCCTCGATCTGTTCCTGCAGCAGGCCGAAGGTGCGCCTGCCCACCTCGATGAAGTCCTGCCGCACGGTGGTCAGCGGCGGGTTGAAGAAGGCGGCCTCCGGCACGTCGTCGAACCCGGCCACGTGCACCTCGCCCGGCACCGACCGGCCCGCCTCGGCGAACGCCCGGAGCAGGCCGAGCGCCATCTGGTCGTTGGCG
The genomic region above belongs to Amycolatopsis sp. YIM 10 and contains:
- a CDS encoding ABC transporter substrate-binding protein, producing MLAGCASGGGGTQAGGDEKLTIGFSQVGAESGWRTANTQSIQEAAAAAGVDLKFSDAQQKQENQIKAIRSFIQQRVDVIAFSPVVESGWDTVLKEAKTANIPVILTDRAVDSPDTTLYKTFLGSDFVAEGRKSGEWLTKEFAAATGEVRIVELQGTTGSAPANDRKAGFAEVIGKDPKFKIVASQTGEFTRSKGKEVMEAFLKSQGKIDVLYAHNDDMALGAIEAIEGAGLKPGTDIKIVSVDGVRDALQALADGKINFVVECNPLLGTQLMDLAKKVAAGEQVPPRVETEETVFDQQAAKAALPQRKY
- a CDS encoding sugar ABC transporter ATP-binding protein, which encodes MDRTEGAPILTMTGIRKQFPGVVALDDVGFRLFPGEVHALMGENGAGKSTLIKVLTGVYEIDAGSIELSGEPVAFSGPAQAQRHGISTVYQEVNLCPNLSVAENIFLGREPRRFGRIQWGPMRKRAAELVRRLDLDLDVTSELGGHSLAVQQLVAIARAMEVSARVLVLDEPTSSLDTGEVEKLFGVIRSLRAEGVAILFVSHFIDQVFAIADRMTVLRNGKLVGEYLAGEITPVALVTKMIGRELDTLEELEEPRRDWDPSEKKPFATATELGRKGAIEPFSLTIREGEVVGLAGLLGSGRTELARLFFGADHSDTGTLQLDGRSSAPRTPRAAMAAGVAFCSENRKAEGLIEELTVRENIILALQATRGWTRPISRRRQDELAKKYISALGIRPADPDAPVGTLSGGNQQKVLLARWLITEPKLLILDEPTRGIDVGAKAEIQKLVAELADGGMAVLFVSAELEEVLRLSHQVAVLRDHRMVDCLPNSGLTPEAIMRTIAEGAPS
- a CDS encoding ABC transporter permease, which gives rise to MSKYRLFWPAAALIALLLVNLALSPSFFAITVRDGHLYGTLIDILRFGAPLVLVALGMTLVVATGGIDLSVGSVVAIGAAIACAQISTLPDQNAAGGVFGALGIALVLCLLLGLCNGFLVSVIGIQPIIATLILMVAGRGLAQLVTGGQIITVDSDPFRVLGGGYWLGLPAPILIALGVVAATALVVRRSALGLLVESVGGNPEASRLAGVRARGLLVLVYVFCGLCAGLAGLMVSSNVSSADGNNAGLWIELDAILAVVIGGTLLSGGRFSLGGTVLGALLIQTLSTTVYTVGVPPESTLLVKALVVTVVCLVQSPAFRAKLRRRRKPPAPAPAEPAAKVEVPA